The following proteins are co-located in the Microbacterium immunditiarum genome:
- a CDS encoding helix-turn-helix domain-containing protein has translation MPDLDTPWNTVGERLRSARTTAGMSVRELARRIGVSASHVSQVERGIGAFSVPALYSVARELGVSMNELLDPPAAPSGSRAARRSTGRDLAVSGIVQRAADHPVIKLSSGPRWSRLTVVGEPDAEFLEVVYAAGTPAPADDIRHQGREYGVVISGRLNVLVDGAETILEPGDSIVFDSHLPHRFWNESDEDVRAIWFVRDRITGGSVPHA, from the coding sequence ATGCCCGACCTGGACACGCCGTGGAACACCGTCGGAGAGCGCCTGCGCTCGGCGCGGACGACCGCCGGGATGTCGGTGCGCGAGCTCGCGCGGCGGATCGGCGTCTCGGCCAGTCACGTGTCGCAGGTCGAGCGCGGGATCGGCGCATTCAGCGTGCCGGCGCTGTACTCGGTCGCGCGCGAGCTGGGCGTGTCGATGAACGAGCTGCTCGACCCGCCCGCCGCTCCTTCGGGCTCGCGCGCCGCGCGCCGGTCGACGGGCCGCGACCTCGCCGTGTCGGGCATCGTGCAGCGGGCCGCGGACCACCCCGTGATCAAGCTGAGCTCGGGCCCGAGGTGGAGCCGGCTGACGGTCGTCGGCGAGCCCGACGCCGAGTTCCTCGAGGTCGTGTACGCGGCGGGCACCCCCGCGCCCGCCGACGACATCCGGCATCAGGGCCGCGAGTACGGCGTCGTCATCTCGGGGCGCCTGAACGTGCTCGTGGACGGCGCCGAGACGATCCTCGAGCCGGGGGACTCGATCGTGTTCGACTCGCACCTGCCGCATCGGTTCTGGAACGAGTCCGACGAGGACGTGCGCGCGATCTGGTTCGTGCGCGACCGCATCACCGGAGGCTCCGTGCCGCACGCGTGA
- a CDS encoding ABC transporter substrate-binding protein yields the protein MKSMKTSAPVRRAGAAALGVAAVLALAACAPPGAAQPSEAPTEGETATGTLKVGYISPITGNFAIAGQEMVDGWNLYWEVNGNEVNGVTVETIVEDDAGNPETSLTKAKKLVESDGVDVVIGPLLANTALAVAAYTSSVGIPSLQPVAAADDLTQRQANDLTVRTGSQSGSQTNFPGGQWAAGEGHKTAVTLCPDYAFGWESCAGFKQGFESEGGEVVAQYWFPNGTSDFSTYVSQIQAAGADIAFVATAGGAPGPDFLRSFLGLGLGGSQELLMNCCGMDQATLRALGPEIEGFKSVSYWAEGRDSDAVREFSEAYGEAYEGKLPSANVAGGYMTASLVAAVLDENGLVTGEELVSAITEYTFEDSIFGRVSWDEFNNTVGPVYIREVQEVDGKWVNVPIETFEDVDQWLGKDPEEAMQQPTYSQSFQG from the coding sequence ATGAAGTCGATGAAGACCTCGGCTCCCGTCCGGCGGGCAGGGGCGGCGGCCCTCGGCGTCGCCGCCGTGCTCGCACTCGCAGCATGTGCCCCTCCAGGAGCGGCGCAGCCGTCGGAGGCTCCCACCGAGGGTGAGACCGCCACCGGCACGCTCAAGGTCGGGTACATTTCGCCCATCACGGGCAACTTCGCGATCGCCGGCCAGGAGATGGTCGACGGCTGGAACCTCTACTGGGAGGTGAACGGGAACGAGGTGAACGGCGTCACGGTCGAGACGATCGTCGAAGACGACGCCGGCAACCCCGAGACGTCGCTCACGAAGGCGAAGAAGCTCGTCGAGTCGGACGGTGTCGACGTCGTCATCGGTCCGCTCCTGGCCAACACGGCCCTCGCGGTCGCGGCGTACACGTCGAGCGTCGGCATTCCGAGTCTGCAGCCGGTCGCGGCCGCGGATGACCTCACGCAGCGCCAGGCGAACGACCTCACGGTCCGCACCGGCTCGCAGTCCGGTTCGCAGACGAACTTCCCGGGAGGCCAGTGGGCTGCCGGCGAGGGCCACAAGACGGCCGTGACGCTGTGCCCCGACTACGCCTTCGGGTGGGAGTCGTGCGCCGGCTTCAAGCAGGGCTTCGAGTCCGAAGGCGGCGAGGTCGTCGCGCAGTACTGGTTCCCCAACGGCACGTCGGACTTCTCGACGTACGTCTCGCAGATCCAGGCGGCCGGCGCCGACATCGCGTTCGTCGCGACGGCGGGCGGCGCGCCCGGCCCGGACTTCCTGCGCAGCTTCCTCGGCCTCGGGCTGGGTGGGAGCCAGGAGCTCCTGATGAACTGCTGCGGCATGGACCAGGCCACGCTGCGTGCGCTCGGGCCCGAGATCGAGGGCTTCAAGTCGGTGAGCTACTGGGCCGAGGGTCGCGACAGCGACGCGGTGCGCGAGTTCTCCGAGGCCTACGGCGAAGCCTACGAAGGCAAGCTGCCCTCGGCGAACGTCGCCGGCGGCTACATGACGGCGAGCCTCGTGGCGGCGGTGCTCGACGAGAACGGCCTCGTCACCGGTGAGGAGCTCGTGTCGGCGATCACGGAGTACACGTTCGAGGACAGCATCTTCGGGCGCGTTTCGTGGGACGAGTTCAACAACACGGTCGGCCCGGTCTACATCCGCGAGGTGCAGGAGGTCGACGGCAAGTGGGTGAACGTCCCGATCGAGACGTTCGAGGACGTCGACCAGTGGCTGGGCAAGGACCCCGAAGAGGCCATGCAGCAGCCGACGTACAGCCAGTCCTTCCAGGGGTAG
- a CDS encoding LacI family DNA-binding transcriptional regulator yields the protein MPERDSTRRVTLDDVAQRAGVHKATVSRALDPATAGLISDETVRRVREAASELGYVPNIVARGLRKKASMTVGVVIPDLTNPFFPPIVRGIEDHLQPRGYTALIANTDGDDAVEEAQFTTLLGRRVDGLIVATGRHGDQPVLERAHEAGVRAVMLNRDAGSLPYPLVTGDDATGITAAVEHLHGLGHRDVVHIAGPLDLSTSIVRADAFRIAIAAHEGMRGSVVEASALTVSAGRESMEAVLADGSPTAVVASNDLIALGVLRALRAHGLTCPGDVSVVGFNDMPFAEDVQPPLTTVHVPTTEMGAEAARMLLRQIDGERQDHARVVLPVSLVVRGSTGPAPR from the coding sequence ATGCCCGAGCGCGACAGCACGAGGCGCGTGACGCTCGACGACGTCGCCCAGCGCGCGGGCGTCCACAAGGCGACCGTGTCGCGCGCGCTCGACCCGGCCACCGCGGGCCTCATCAGCGACGAGACCGTCCGCCGTGTGCGGGAGGCCGCCAGCGAGCTCGGCTACGTGCCGAACATCGTCGCGCGCGGCCTGCGCAAGAAGGCCTCGATGACCGTCGGCGTGGTCATCCCCGACCTCACGAACCCGTTCTTCCCGCCCATCGTGCGCGGGATCGAGGACCACCTCCAGCCCCGCGGCTACACCGCGCTCATCGCCAACACCGACGGCGACGACGCGGTGGAGGAGGCGCAGTTCACGACGCTCCTCGGGCGTCGCGTCGACGGGCTCATCGTCGCGACCGGCCGGCACGGCGACCAGCCCGTGCTCGAGCGCGCGCATGAGGCCGGCGTGCGGGCGGTCATGCTCAACCGCGACGCGGGGTCGCTGCCGTACCCGCTCGTGACCGGCGACGACGCGACGGGGATCACGGCGGCCGTCGAGCACCTCCACGGGCTCGGGCACCGCGATGTCGTGCACATCGCGGGGCCGCTCGACCTGTCGACGAGCATCGTGCGCGCCGATGCCTTCCGGATCGCCATCGCCGCGCACGAGGGGATGCGGGGAAGCGTGGTCGAGGCATCCGCTCTCACCGTCTCAGCCGGCCGCGAGTCGATGGAGGCCGTGCTCGCCGACGGATCGCCGACGGCCGTCGTCGCGAGCAACGACCTCATCGCTCTCGGTGTGCTGCGCGCGCTCCGTGCGCACGGCCTCACGTGCCCCGGTGACGTGTCGGTCGTCGGCTTCAACGACATGCCCTTCGCCGAGGATGTGCAGCCACCGCTCACCACCGTGCACGTGCCGACGACCGAGATGGGTGCCGAGGCGGCACGGATGCTCCTGCGCCAGATCGATGGCGAGCGGCAGGATCACGCGCGAGTGGTGCTTCCGGTCTCGCTCGTCGTGCGGGGATCGACGGGCCCCGCGCCCCGCTGA
- a CDS encoding cupin domain-containing protein codes for MTAELGGRIREARIARGLSLRAMAAEADISPSLLSQVETGKVQPSVSTLWAIVTCLGLSIDEVLGHSPASREPLRVEHPNPIQRARDAPEIVVENGVTWRGLAVMDPNVDAVLVTYAPGAASSPDDTHMRHPGTEYGYLIRGELTLKIDFETYLIRAGDSFCFSSSRPHLFRNDTDAVAEGVWFVAGRAGAASARSAPGPVRDAVDALDAMSRLPRRVGG; via the coding sequence ATGACGGCGGAGCTCGGCGGGCGCATCCGCGAGGCCCGCATCGCACGGGGACTGAGCCTGCGCGCGATGGCGGCCGAGGCCGACATCTCGCCGAGCCTGCTCTCGCAGGTCGAGACGGGCAAGGTGCAGCCCTCGGTGAGCACGCTGTGGGCCATCGTGACGTGCCTGGGGCTGTCGATCGACGAAGTGCTCGGCCACTCGCCGGCGTCCCGCGAGCCGTTGCGCGTCGAGCATCCGAACCCGATCCAGCGGGCCCGCGACGCCCCCGAGATCGTCGTCGAGAACGGGGTCACCTGGCGGGGCCTCGCGGTGATGGATCCGAACGTCGATGCCGTCCTCGTGACCTACGCGCCGGGCGCGGCGAGCTCTCCCGACGACACCCACATGCGCCACCCGGGCACGGAGTACGGCTATCTCATCCGCGGTGAGCTCACGCTCAAGATCGACTTCGAGACCTACCTCATCCGCGCGGGCGATTCGTTCTGCTTCAGCTCGTCGCGCCCGCATCTGTTCCGGAACGACACGGATGCCGTGGCCGAAGGCGTGTGGTTCGTCGCGGGCCGCGCGGGCGCGGCATCCGCCCGTTCCGCACCGGGCCCCGTGCGCGACGCCGTCGACGCGCTCGACGCCATGAGCCGCCTGCCCCGCCGCGTGGGTGGGTGA
- a CDS encoding RidA family protein gives MSSIPGPRRVGSAEIIHHEGYDETIVSPFVPAIRAVSGARLVFVSGVTGAPVYHDHPHRPEVFDSMPLDIAGQVANAFDHLDLALRAAGAERSDVVNLIRFFTDVDADQDTVNRHQAEWFGGHIPTSSSVQVVRLATDPRLRLEIQAIAAVAGE, from the coding sequence ATGAGCTCGATTCCAGGACCGCGGCGCGTCGGCAGCGCCGAGATCATCCACCACGAGGGGTACGACGAGACGATCGTGAGCCCGTTCGTACCGGCGATCCGCGCCGTCTCCGGAGCACGGCTCGTGTTCGTCAGCGGCGTCACGGGTGCGCCGGTGTACCACGACCACCCGCACCGGCCCGAGGTCTTCGACTCGATGCCGCTCGACATCGCGGGCCAGGTCGCCAACGCGTTCGACCACCTCGATCTCGCGCTGCGAGCGGCCGGCGCCGAGCGCTCCGACGTCGTGAACCTCATCCGGTTCTTCACCGACGTCGACGCCGACCAGGACACCGTCAATCGGCACCAGGCCGAGTGGTTCGGCGGCCACATCCCGACGAGCAGCTCCGTGCAGGTCGTGCGCCTCGCGACCGATCCGCGGCTGCGGCTCGAGATCCAGGCGATCGCCGCGGTCGCGGGCGAGTGA
- a CDS encoding amidohydrolase has product MTPSAPAALPVVDVVLRGGRISTFADPSQGPGEVEAIALAGGRVVAIGSDSDLEPYRRLAARVVDLDGRRAIPGLNDAHIHAVRAGVSWTRTMHWEDVRSLDEALERTKADAASRGPGEWVSVIGGWHSTQFAQRRGPTREELDAVAPDNPVYVQELYDLGTLNSAGLRACGFTDESDDPPRGTLVRDERGRLTGEVRGVGAFAVPTALALRVAREEAEAGVRAMNAEFARHGLTGVVDGGGLMVTPRDYDALYTVWREGGLDVRTRLFLSAWTRGGEIDDFRSLTDLVQPGSGDEMLRIAGAGEIPHLGCHDLEGLDPFELRDDAYRELVEIVRVCVERGWRMIVHAVLDHSLTRVLDAWEEVDRETGGITGAGFAIVHADEASVANLERIARLGAGVLVQNRMVLKGGDYVVAWGADATENAPPIGTMRDLGIVIGGGTDATRANWFSPWASIWWLVTGATLDGRGVRHPRHRLTPFDALATYTRDAAWFTGEQGRRGRLLPGYDADVCVPTVDPLACPEDELRDIMSDLTIMGGRVTHDSGVLAWTRGGVS; this is encoded by the coding sequence ATGACGCCCAGCGCTCCCGCCGCTCTCCCCGTCGTCGACGTCGTGCTCCGTGGCGGACGCATCTCGACCTTCGCGGATCCCTCCCAAGGCCCGGGAGAGGTCGAGGCGATCGCGCTCGCCGGCGGCCGAGTCGTCGCGATCGGGAGCGACTCCGACCTCGAACCGTATCGAAGGCTCGCCGCGCGAGTCGTCGACCTGGACGGCCGTCGCGCGATCCCCGGGCTCAACGACGCGCACATCCACGCCGTCCGCGCGGGCGTGTCGTGGACGCGCACGATGCACTGGGAGGACGTGCGGTCGCTCGACGAGGCGCTGGAGCGGACGAAGGCGGATGCCGCGTCCCGCGGTCCCGGCGAATGGGTCAGCGTCATCGGCGGCTGGCATTCGACCCAGTTCGCCCAGCGGCGCGGCCCGACGCGCGAGGAGCTCGACGCCGTCGCCCCCGACAACCCCGTCTACGTGCAGGAGCTGTACGACCTCGGGACGCTCAACTCGGCGGGCCTGCGTGCGTGCGGGTTCACCGACGAGTCCGACGACCCGCCGCGCGGCACCCTCGTGCGCGATGAGCGCGGGCGCCTCACCGGCGAAGTGCGGGGCGTGGGCGCGTTCGCGGTTCCGACCGCGCTCGCGCTGCGTGTCGCCCGGGAGGAGGCCGAGGCGGGCGTGCGCGCGATGAACGCGGAGTTCGCGCGGCACGGGCTCACGGGCGTCGTCGACGGCGGAGGGCTCATGGTGACTCCGCGCGACTACGACGCGCTCTACACGGTGTGGCGCGAAGGCGGCCTCGACGTGCGCACGCGGCTCTTCCTGTCGGCGTGGACGCGCGGGGGAGAGATCGACGACTTCCGTTCGCTCACCGACCTCGTCCAGCCCGGGTCCGGCGACGAGATGCTGCGCATCGCGGGAGCGGGCGAGATCCCGCATCTCGGATGCCACGACCTCGAGGGTCTCGACCCGTTCGAGCTGCGCGACGACGCGTACCGCGAGCTCGTCGAGATCGTGCGCGTGTGCGTCGAGCGCGGCTGGCGCATGATCGTGCACGCCGTGCTCGACCACTCGCTCACGCGCGTCCTCGACGCGTGGGAAGAGGTCGATCGCGAGACGGGCGGGATCACCGGGGCCGGGTTCGCGATCGTCCACGCCGACGAGGCGTCCGTGGCGAACCTCGAGCGCATCGCGCGGCTGGGCGCGGGAGTGCTCGTGCAGAACCGCATGGTGCTCAAGGGCGGCGACTACGTCGTCGCGTGGGGCGCCGATGCGACCGAGAACGCGCCGCCGATCGGCACCATGCGCGATCTCGGGATCGTCATCGGCGGCGGCACCGACGCGACGCGTGCGAACTGGTTCTCGCCGTGGGCCTCGATCTGGTGGCTCGTGACGGGCGCCACACTCGACGGACGCGGGGTGCGGCATCCGCGACACCGCCTCACGCCGTTCGACGCGCTCGCGACGTACACGCGCGACGCCGCCTGGTTCACAGGCGAGCAGGGTCGCCGCGGGCGGCTGCTCCCGGGATACGACGCCGACGTGTGCGTCCCCACGGTCGATCCGCTCGCGTGCCCAGAGGACGAGCTGCGCGACATCATGAGCGACCTCACGATCATGGGCGGCCGGGTGACGCACGACTCGGGCGTGCTCGCGTGGACGCGGGGAGGGGTGTCATGA
- a CDS encoding GntR family transcriptional regulator — MDADTNGHGRAGARIAGLVRDAILDGAYAPGARIRQEDLADRYKASRVPVREALRILESEGLITRVANAGAWVSQLNLAECEELYQVRERIEPLLLRLNVPLLAPGEIDALDELAGRMEAATGAEEFLALDRRFHLATYAAAPTIMLHETVVRLWNRTHHYRRAFVRVARSTGDASANHDHRLLVAALRRRDGDEAESIIAHHIRRTRLELARHPEIFANPS, encoded by the coding sequence ATGGACGCGGACACGAACGGCCACGGACGCGCCGGCGCCCGCATCGCCGGACTCGTGCGCGACGCGATCCTCGACGGCGCCTACGCGCCAGGCGCGCGCATCCGCCAGGAGGACCTCGCCGACCGCTACAAGGCGAGTCGCGTGCCCGTCCGAGAGGCGCTGCGCATCCTCGAGTCCGAGGGCCTCATCACCCGCGTCGCGAACGCCGGCGCGTGGGTGTCGCAGCTCAACCTCGCCGAGTGCGAGGAGCTGTACCAGGTGCGCGAGCGCATCGAGCCGCTCCTCCTGCGGCTCAACGTGCCGCTGCTCGCGCCGGGCGAGATCGACGCTCTCGACGAGCTCGCCGGTCGCATGGAGGCCGCCACAGGCGCCGAGGAGTTCCTCGCGCTCGACCGCCGCTTCCACCTCGCGACGTACGCGGCGGCGCCGACGATCATGCTCCACGAGACGGTCGTGCGCCTGTGGAACCGCACGCACCACTATCGGCGCGCCTTCGTGCGCGTCGCGCGGTCGACGGGCGACGCGTCCGCGAACCACGACCACCGGCTGCTCGTCGCCGCCCTGCGCCGGCGCGACGGCGACGAGGCGGAGAGCATCATCGCCCACCACATCCGACGCACCCGGCTCGAACTGGCGCGGCATCCGGAGATCTTCGCGAACCCCTCCTGA
- a CDS encoding NAD(P)-dependent oxidoreductase, whose translation MTDASPTIGWIGAGRMGAQLVQRLLAAGHDVAVYNRTRAKAEPLAEAGASLVDRPVDLAGRDVVFVMVSASKDLEDVMLGDGGLLTDPERAPKAIGDASTVSMEASAKIRAAAEGRGVGFVATPVSGNPKVIAAGKLTVAASGPRDAFELIRPLLQTWGRGVTYVGEGEAARIVKIAHNVFLGVVIQNLIEITLLAEKAGVRRSDFLAFLNDSVMGSPYSRYKSPALVNLDFTPTFTPVLLLKDLDLGLAAARELGVVMPVTATTREVVATEVNAGNTEQDFASMIVRAALHSGIDLQPEGVEVDDGLAPES comes from the coding sequence ATGACGGATGCATCGCCGACCATCGGCTGGATCGGGGCGGGCCGCATGGGCGCGCAGCTCGTGCAACGGCTGCTCGCGGCCGGCCACGATGTCGCGGTCTACAACCGCACGCGGGCGAAGGCCGAGCCGCTCGCCGAGGCGGGCGCGAGCCTCGTCGACCGACCCGTCGACCTGGCGGGACGCGACGTCGTCTTCGTGATGGTGTCCGCGTCGAAGGACCTCGAGGACGTCATGCTCGGCGACGGCGGCCTGCTCACCGACCCCGAGCGAGCGCCGAAGGCCATCGGCGACGCGTCGACCGTGTCGATGGAGGCGAGCGCGAAGATCCGCGCGGCGGCCGAGGGACGCGGCGTCGGGTTCGTCGCCACGCCCGTGTCGGGCAACCCGAAGGTCATCGCGGCGGGCAAGCTCACGGTCGCGGCATCCGGCCCTCGCGACGCCTTCGAGCTGATCCGCCCTCTCCTCCAGACGTGGGGGCGCGGCGTCACGTACGTCGGCGAGGGTGAGGCCGCGCGCATCGTCAAGATCGCGCACAACGTGTTCCTCGGCGTCGTGATCCAGAACCTCATCGAGATCACGCTGCTCGCCGAGAAGGCCGGGGTGAGGCGCTCGGACTTCCTCGCGTTCCTCAATGACTCCGTCATGGGCTCGCCCTACAGCCGCTACAAGTCGCCCGCGCTGGTGAACCTGGACTTCACCCCGACGTTCACGCCCGTCCTGCTCCTGAAGGACCTCGATCTCGGGCTCGCCGCCGCGCGCGAGCTCGGCGTCGTCATGCCCGTCACCGCCACAACGCGAGAGGTCGTGGCGACCGAGGTCAACGCGGGCAACACCGAGCAGGACTTCGCGTCGATGATCGTGCGCGCGGCGCTCCACTCGGGCATCGACCTGCAGCCCGAGGGCGTGGAGGTCGACGACGGACTGGCACCCGAGTCATGA
- a CDS encoding M24 family metallopeptidase: MSNEPGRTRGHTHGTGGGARRFERPSTRPPGVRPLGAPGQNSVDYEHRVDFERLRRYRLGRAKAALEASECGAFLLFDFYNIRYATQTWIGGALGDKMIRYALLMRGRDPILWDFGSAVRHHKLYSDWVPDENYRAGFLGFRGAVAPEPAGLMREAIEEIVSLLRTEGLADAPLGVDIVEPPFLFEAQRQGLRIVDAQQAMLDARVIKSQDEILLLNQAAAMVDGVYQEIAEALKPGVRENEIVALANHRLYEYGSDQVEAINAISGERCNPHPHNFTDRIIRPGDQAFFDIIHSFNGYRTCYYRTFGVGWATPSQEDAYKRAREWMDAALDAIRPGVGTDEVAAVLPKATDFGFENELAAFGLQFAHGLGLGLHERPIISRLNSMKDPVELRAGMVFAMETYCPASDGFSAARIEEEVVVTDYGIEVLTRFPAQDLFVANPY, encoded by the coding sequence ATGAGCAACGAACCCGGCCGCACGCGCGGCCACACGCACGGCACGGGCGGCGGCGCGCGGCGGTTCGAGCGCCCCAGCACGCGGCCGCCGGGCGTCCGGCCGCTCGGCGCCCCGGGCCAGAACAGCGTCGACTACGAGCACCGCGTCGACTTCGAGCGGCTGCGCCGGTACCGGCTCGGGCGGGCGAAGGCCGCGCTCGAGGCGAGCGAGTGCGGCGCGTTCCTGCTGTTCGACTTCTACAACATCCGCTACGCGACCCAGACGTGGATCGGCGGGGCGCTCGGCGACAAGATGATCCGCTACGCGCTGCTCATGCGCGGCCGCGATCCGATCCTGTGGGACTTCGGGTCGGCCGTGCGCCACCACAAGCTCTACTCGGACTGGGTGCCCGACGAGAACTACCGCGCCGGCTTCCTCGGCTTCCGCGGCGCCGTGGCCCCCGAGCCGGCGGGCCTCATGCGCGAGGCGATCGAGGAGATCGTGTCGCTTCTGCGCACGGAAGGACTCGCGGATGCGCCGCTCGGCGTCGACATCGTCGAGCCGCCGTTCCTCTTCGAGGCTCAGCGGCAGGGCCTTCGCATCGTCGACGCGCAGCAGGCGATGCTCGATGCCCGCGTGATCAAGAGCCAGGACGAGATCCTGCTGCTCAACCAGGCGGCCGCGATGGTCGACGGCGTGTACCAGGAGATCGCCGAGGCCCTCAAGCCGGGCGTGCGCGAGAACGAGATCGTCGCGCTCGCGAACCACCGCCTGTACGAGTACGGATCCGACCAGGTCGAGGCGATCAACGCGATCTCGGGGGAGCGGTGCAACCCGCATCCGCACAACTTCACCGACCGCATCATCCGCCCCGGCGACCAGGCGTTCTTCGACATCATCCACTCGTTCAACGGCTATCGCACGTGCTACTACCGCACGTTCGGCGTCGGGTGGGCGACGCCCAGCCAGGAGGACGCGTACAAGCGGGCGCGCGAGTGGATGGACGCGGCGCTCGACGCGATCCGGCCGGGCGTCGGCACCGACGAGGTCGCGGCGGTGCTTCCCAAGGCCACCGACTTCGGCTTCGAGAACGAGCTCGCGGCGTTCGGGCTGCAGTTCGCCCACGGCCTCGGCCTCGGCCTGCACGAGCGGCCGATCATCTCGCGGCTCAACTCGATGAAGGACCCCGTGGAGCTCCGGGCGGGCATGGTGTTCGCGATGGAGACGTACTGCCCGGCATCCGACGGCTTCTCCGCGGCCCGCATCGAGGAGGAGGTCGTCGTCACCGACTACGGCATCGAGGTGTTGACGCGGTTCCCCGCTCAGGATCTGTTCGTCGCGAACCCGTACTGA
- a CDS encoding ABC transporter ATP-binding protein yields MTDQAKVPGPQGPGAGAPALVVSGAGKRYGGVQAVVDISLELAPGERMGVIGPNGAGKTTLFKMIAGDVRPTTGAIEIFGRDVTRMSTARRARLGVGRTFQVSNLFRDMTVLDNVRVAARGGTAKARVFWRTQGLSDAVTQSAFEHLESVGLMSRRNDTVANLSHGEQRQLEIAMALVGEPDLLLLDEPAAGLSATERTTLRELIEQLPRTLPILLIEHDMSLALGLTDRVMCMENGKHVVTGTPEEVREHEKVKEIYLGRRGQK; encoded by the coding sequence ATGACGGATCAGGCGAAGGTCCCGGGCCCGCAGGGGCCCGGGGCCGGAGCCCCGGCGCTCGTGGTGTCGGGCGCCGGCAAGAGGTACGGCGGCGTGCAGGCGGTCGTCGACATCTCGCTCGAGCTCGCCCCGGGCGAGCGCATGGGGGTCATCGGACCCAACGGCGCGGGCAAGACCACGCTGTTCAAGATGATCGCCGGCGACGTGCGCCCGACGACCGGCGCGATCGAGATCTTCGGCCGCGACGTCACCCGCATGAGCACCGCCCGGCGTGCGCGGCTCGGCGTCGGACGCACATTCCAGGTGTCGAACCTGTTCCGCGACATGACGGTGCTCGACAACGTCCGCGTCGCCGCGCGCGGCGGGACGGCGAAGGCCCGTGTGTTCTGGCGTACGCAGGGGCTGTCGGATGCCGTGACCCAGAGCGCGTTCGAGCACCTCGAGTCCGTCGGGCTCATGTCGCGCCGCAACGACACCGTGGCGAACCTGTCGCACGGCGAGCAGCGTCAGCTCGAGATCGCGATGGCTCTCGTGGGCGAGCCCGACCTGCTGCTGCTCGACGAGCCGGCGGCGGGTCTCTCGGCGACCGAGCGCACGACGCTGCGTGAGCTCATCGAGCAACTGCCCCGGACGCTGCCGATCCTGCTCATCGAGCACGACATGTCGCTCGCGCTCGGTCTGACCGACCGGGTGATGTGCATGGAGAACGGGAAGCACGTCGTGACCGGCACCCCGGAAGAGGTGCGCGAGCACGAGAAGGTCAAGGAGATCTACCTGGGAAGGCGTGGCCAGAAGTGA
- a CDS encoding ATP-binding cassette domain-containing protein, whose amino-acid sequence MTLEVSGLHAGYATARVLNGVDFTVESGQSVALLGRNGMGKTTLVRAICGLRPPAITAGSIAYEGAELTKRPSYQISRAGIAIVPQGRRVFGSLTVTENLTVVPRRRRAAGEAWTVERVFEFFPRLAERSKSMARSLSGGEQQMLAIGRALMSDPTLLIMDEPSEGLAPNVLDVIQDRLEGLRSSGLSILIAEQNVDLALEIAERVIVIDDTGTVAWTGAPAELRADAGLLERHLSI is encoded by the coding sequence GTGACTCTCGAGGTGAGCGGACTGCACGCGGGCTACGCGACGGCGCGCGTGCTCAACGGCGTCGACTTCACGGTCGAGTCCGGTCAGAGCGTCGCACTGCTCGGACGCAACGGCATGGGCAAGACGACCCTCGTGCGCGCGATCTGCGGATTGCGCCCGCCGGCGATCACGGCCGGATCGATCGCCTACGAGGGCGCGGAGCTCACGAAGCGCCCGAGCTACCAGATCTCGCGCGCCGGCATCGCGATCGTCCCGCAGGGCCGCCGCGTGTTCGGCTCGCTCACCGTGACCGAGAACCTCACGGTCGTCCCGCGGCGACGCCGCGCGGCTGGCGAGGCGTGGACGGTCGAGCGCGTTTTCGAGTTCTTCCCGCGCCTCGCCGAGCGGTCGAAGTCGATGGCGCGGTCGCTCTCGGGCGGCGAGCAGCAGATGCTCGCGATCGGGCGGGCGCTCATGTCGGACCCGACGCTGCTCATCATGGACGAGCCGAGCGAGGGCCTCGCGCCGAACGTGCTGGACGTCATCCAGGACCGGCTCGAGGGGCTGCGCTCGTCCGGCCTGTCGATCCTCATCGCGGAGCAGAACGTCGACCTCGCCCTCGAGATCGCCGAGCGCGTGATCGTCATCGACGACACGGGCACGGTCGCCTGGACGGGTGCGCCTGCCGAGCTGCGCGCCGACGCCGGACTCCTCGAGCGCCACCTGAGCATCTAG